Proteins encoded within one genomic window of Aurantiacibacter spongiae:
- a CDS encoding DUF4142 domain-containing protein, which translates to MSTENESDFKHAVDKTMDAAGGMVGKASASMTSSADSFVESAAISDQYEIEAGRIAQQRATSPQVKEVAAKMVEDHTDSTTKLKRAVEQSGKVSADDMPSKMDSRRQKMIEHLRDAPADKFDETYLDQQVSAHEEAVKLMHHFRDEGDCPQLRSFASEVSPIIEGHLERMKTLSRT; encoded by the coding sequence ATGAGCACCGAGAACGAAAGTGATTTCAAGCACGCCGTCGACAAGACCATGGATGCCGCGGGTGGAATGGTCGGCAAGGCGAGCGCGTCGATGACCAGCAGCGCCGACAGTTTCGTCGAAAGCGCCGCGATCAGCGATCAGTACGAGATCGAGGCCGGCCGTATCGCCCAGCAGCGCGCGACCTCGCCCCAGGTCAAGGAAGTCGCCGCCAAGATGGTGGAAGATCATACGGACAGCACCACCAAGCTGAAGCGTGCGGTCGAACAGTCCGGCAAGGTGTCCGCGGACGATATGCCTTCGAAGATGGACAGCCGCCGGCAGAAGATGATCGAACATCTGCGCGACGCACCGGCGGACAAGTTCGACGAGACCTATCTCGACCAGCAGGTTTCCGCGCACGAGGAAGCGGTCAAGCTGATGCACCACTTCCGGGACGAGGGCGATTGTCCGCAGCTGCGCAGTTTCGCAAGCGAGGTCAGCCCGATCATCGAAGGCCATCTCGAACGGATGAAGACCCTCTCTCGAACGTGA
- a CDS encoding UDP-glucose dehydrogenase family protein has translation MRIVMIGTGYVGLVSGACFSDFGHTVTCVDKDEGKVKALLDGKIPIFEPGLDELVAKNVANGRLSFTLDIAEVLPDADAVFIAVGTPSRRGDGHADLSYVYGAAREMAPMLRDGAVVVTKSTVPVGTGDEVQRIIAEACPDLDFSVASNPEFLREGAAIDDFKHPDRVVVGVNDDHAEQVLQEIYRPLTRNDSPLLIMSRRGAELTKYAANAFLATKISFINEIANLCEKVGADVRDVAKGIGLDSRIGNRFLQPGPGYGGSCFPKDTLALLKTGQDYEAPLRIVESVVASNDTRKRAMGRKVVNALGGGDQHGKTVAVLGLTFKANTDDMRDSPAIAVIQTLQDAGIAVRAYDPEGMDQAKKVLDNVDYCTGPYETLEGADAAVIVTEWDAFRALDLTRAKSLLKQPLLVDLRNLYSRSDVERQGFTYIGVGR, from the coding sequence ATGCGTATCGTGATGATCGGCACCGGCTATGTCGGGCTTGTTTCCGGAGCCTGCTTTTCCGATTTCGGCCATACCGTCACCTGCGTCGACAAGGACGAAGGCAAGGTGAAGGCCTTGCTCGACGGCAAGATCCCGATCTTCGAGCCGGGGCTGGACGAGCTCGTCGCCAAGAACGTCGCCAACGGGCGCTTGTCCTTTACCCTCGACATTGCAGAGGTGCTGCCCGACGCGGACGCGGTGTTCATCGCCGTGGGAACGCCGTCGCGGCGGGGCGATGGGCATGCGGACCTGTCCTACGTTTATGGCGCCGCGCGCGAGATGGCGCCGATGCTGCGCGACGGCGCGGTGGTCGTCACCAAGTCGACGGTGCCGGTCGGTACCGGCGACGAGGTCCAGCGCATCATTGCCGAGGCATGTCCGGATCTCGATTTCTCCGTCGCCTCCAACCCGGAATTCCTGCGCGAGGGCGCGGCGATCGACGATTTCAAGCATCCCGATCGCGTCGTGGTCGGCGTCAATGACGATCATGCGGAGCAGGTGCTGCAGGAGATTTATCGCCCGCTGACCCGCAACGATTCCCCGCTGCTGATCATGAGCCGTCGCGGCGCGGAACTGACGAAATACGCTGCCAACGCCTTCCTGGCGACGAAGATCAGTTTCATCAACGAGATCGCGAATCTGTGCGAGAAGGTCGGCGCCGACGTGCGCGACGTGGCGAAGGGCATCGGGCTCGATTCGCGCATCGGCAATCGTTTCCTCCAGCCCGGCCCCGGCTATGGCGGATCGTGCTTTCCGAAGGATACGCTGGCCCTGCTCAAGACCGGGCAGGATTACGAGGCGCCCCTGCGGATCGTCGAATCGGTCGTCGCCAGCAACGACACGCGCAAGCGCGCCATGGGTCGCAAGGTGGTGAACGCGCTGGGCGGCGGGGACCAGCACGGCAAGACAGTGGCGGTGCTGGGCCTTACCTTCAAGGCCAATACCGACGACATGCGCGACAGTCCGGCGATCGCGGTCATTCAGACCTTGCAGGATGCCGGCATTGCCGTGCGCGCCTACGATCCCGAAGGCATGGATCAGGCGAAGAAGGTTCTCGACAACGTCGATTATTGCACCGGTCCCTACGAAACGCTCGAGGGCGCCGACGCGGCAGTCATCGTGACCGAATGGGACGCTTTCCGCGCGCTGGACCTGACGCGGGCGAAATCGCTTCTCAAACAGCCCCTGCTGGTCGATCTGCGCAATCTTTACAGTCGCAGCGATGTGGAGCGGCAGGGCTTCACCTATATCGGCGTCGGTCGCTGA
- the metC gene encoding cystathionine beta-lyase, whose protein sequence is MGRRPGHAQGDRRALLNRSDRRPATRLVELGRRREWTGVPGQPGGVVSPPVWRASTHLYDDCADLAGGRPNEDGHFYYGRRGGPTQWALADALTSLSPAAEGTELFPSGVAALACTMLALLRPGDEVLVTDNAYEPTRNIAMGMLARMDIAARPFDPLDPAGFAAMIGENTKLAMLESPGSLTMEVCDVPALAAEARKRGVVTVIDNTWASPLGFPALEHGCDIDLMSLTKHVGGHSDVMMGSVTAARPLIDRIRRQAQFMGQVVSPDDAALALRGLRTMGVRLERSTATALELARWLDERPEVAATLSPMLPGAPGHDLWQRDFTGGCGLFSIVLKHADVAARARLIDALDLFGIGFSWGGFESLAIPFDPAPVHTLRAWPPGIDTGSGLGIRFSTGLEDAGDLIEDLARGFAAMGDP, encoded by the coding sequence ATGGGGCGCCGACCCGGACACGCCCAAGGCGATCGGCGCGCCCTCTTGAACAGAAGCGATCGCAGGCCCGCCACCCGGCTCGTCGAACTCGGTCGTCGGCGCGAGTGGACGGGCGTTCCGGGGCAGCCAGGCGGGGTCGTCAGCCCGCCCGTCTGGCGTGCAAGCACCCATCTCTACGACGATTGTGCCGATCTTGCGGGCGGCCGCCCGAACGAGGACGGACATTTCTATTACGGGCGCCGCGGCGGCCCGACGCAGTGGGCACTTGCCGATGCGCTCACCTCCCTCTCGCCCGCCGCCGAGGGGACCGAACTGTTTCCCAGCGGGGTTGCCGCCCTCGCCTGCACGATGCTCGCCCTGCTGCGCCCGGGGGACGAGGTGCTGGTCACGGACAACGCCTACGAACCCACGCGCAACATCGCGATGGGGATGCTGGCGCGAATGGACATCGCCGCGCGACCCTTCGACCCGCTCGACCCCGCCGGCTTCGCCGCGATGATCGGCGAAAACACGAAGCTGGCGATGCTCGAGAGTCCGGGCAGTTTGACGATGGAGGTGTGCGACGTCCCCGCGCTCGCCGCCGAGGCACGCAAACGGGGCGTCGTCACCGTCATCGACAATACCTGGGCCAGTCCGCTGGGCTTTCCCGCGCTCGAGCATGGCTGCGACATTGACCTCATGAGTCTGACCAAGCATGTCGGCGGCCATTCGGACGTGATGATGGGGAGCGTCACCGCCGCCCGGCCCCTGATCGACCGTATTCGCCGGCAGGCTCAGTTCATGGGTCAGGTCGTCTCGCCCGACGACGCGGCGCTCGCCCTCAGGGGCTTGCGAACGATGGGCGTGCGACTGGAACGCAGTACGGCGACCGCGCTCGAACTGGCGCGCTGGCTTGACGAGCGTCCCGAGGTCGCCGCAACGCTGTCTCCGATGCTTCCGGGGGCGCCCGGTCACGATCTGTGGCAGCGCGACTTCACGGGCGGCTGCGGGCTGTTCAGCATCGTGCTGAAACACGCCGACGTGGCCGCCCGCGCGCGGTTGATCGATGCGCTCGACCTGTTCGGTATCGGTTTTTCCTGGGGCGGCTTCGAAAGTCTCGCCATCCCGTTCGACCCCGCCCCCGTCCACACGCTGCGCGCCTGGCCACCGGGAATCGATACCGGCAGCGGCCTCGGCATCCGTTTTTCGACCGGGTTGGAAGATGCCGGCGATTTGATAGAAGACCTCGCCCGCGGGTTCGCCGCGATGGGGGATCCATGA
- a CDS encoding phosphoadenylyl-sulfate reductase — protein MGELARRIDRIDTAPAFAQVDADRLNARFAGVDAGRMLRTLFAEGTPGRVAVVSSFGTESAVLLHLVAEADRDVPVIFVDTLKMFDETLAYRDTLIETLGIRHAEVVRPDPVALAQKDESGLRWSYDPDGCCAIRKVEPLARAKRGLDSWISGRKAFQSVTRQDIPRFEVEDGRLKINPLGDWTKADLETYFAAHDLPRHPLEAQGYLSVGCAPCTSKVAPGEDPRAGRWRGWDKTECGIHSPSNPQADQTDQAERDGDLPAGYEPFL, from the coding sequence ATGGGTGAGCTCGCCCGCCGCATCGACCGGATCGACACCGCTCCTGCCTTCGCGCAGGTGGACGCCGACAGGCTGAACGCGCGGTTCGCTGGCGTCGACGCAGGACGGATGCTGCGGACGCTGTTTGCCGAGGGAACGCCCGGGCGCGTCGCCGTCGTCTCCAGCTTCGGCACCGAAAGCGCCGTCCTGCTGCATCTGGTAGCCGAGGCAGACCGGGACGTTCCGGTCATCTTCGTCGATACGCTCAAGATGTTCGACGAGACGCTGGCCTATCGCGACACGCTGATCGAAACGCTCGGCATCCGCCACGCGGAGGTCGTTCGGCCCGATCCGGTCGCGCTCGCGCAGAAGGACGAAAGCGGGCTTCGCTGGTCCTACGATCCCGACGGTTGCTGCGCCATTCGAAAGGTCGAGCCGCTGGCGCGGGCCAAGCGGGGGCTCGACAGCTGGATTTCGGGACGCAAGGCGTTCCAGTCCGTCACCCGGCAGGACATTCCGCGCTTCGAGGTCGAGGATGGACGGCTCAAGATCAACCCGCTCGGCGACTGGACGAAAGCCGACCTGGAAACCTATTTCGCGGCCCACGACCTGCCGCGGCACCCGCTGGAGGCGCAAGGCTATCTCTCGGTAGGCTGTGCGCCGTGCACCAGCAAGGTCGCGCCGGGAGAGGATCCGCGCGCCGGGCGCTGGCGCGGCTGGGACAAGACCGAATGCGGTATCCATTCGCCGAGCAATCCGCAGGCCGACCAGACCGACCAGGCCGAGCGGGACGGCGATCTGCCGGCTGGATACGAACCTTTTCTGTAG
- a CDS encoding DUF2849 domain-containing protein — translation MKILTGNDLKSGAVVWWDGEGWSVHLADAVDAGDEGEAIMAREEAARRVNVPYAIAAELTADGPRPAHIKDRVRALGPTVRPDLTLKPKDPAALDWVI, via the coding sequence ATGAAGATCCTCACCGGAAACGACCTCAAATCAGGCGCAGTCGTCTGGTGGGATGGCGAAGGCTGGTCGGTCCATCTCGCCGACGCGGTGGACGCGGGCGACGAGGGTGAAGCGATCATGGCCCGCGAGGAAGCCGCGCGCCGCGTGAATGTACCCTACGCCATCGCCGCCGAGTTGACCGCGGACGGCCCCCGGCCGGCCCATATCAAGGACCGCGTCCGTGCGCTCGGGCCGACCGTAAGGCCCGACCTTACGCTGAAACCGAAAGACCCCGCGGCGCTGGATTGGGTGATCTGA
- the queF gene encoding preQ(1) synthase: MSDSDPGAPKHLGRQSALPSSPEEATLDYVPNPREGTLYCIRFAAPEFTSLCPVTGQPDFAHLVIDYAPGGKIVESKSLKLFLGSFRNHCGFHEDVTVGIGQRLFAEMRPRWLRIGGYWYPRGGIPIDVFWQSGEPPAGLWLPDQGVASYRGRG; this comes from the coding sequence ATGAGCGACAGCGATCCCGGCGCCCCGAAACATCTCGGACGGCAAAGTGCCCTGCCTTCTTCTCCGGAAGAAGCGACACTCGATTACGTGCCCAACCCGCGCGAGGGGACGCTCTACTGCATCCGCTTCGCCGCACCCGAGTTCACCAGCCTGTGTCCGGTGACCGGTCAGCCCGATTTCGCCCATCTCGTGATCGATTACGCGCCCGGCGGAAAGATCGTCGAATCGAAAAGCCTGAAGCTGTTTCTGGGCTCGTTTCGCAACCATTGCGGATTTCACGAGGACGTGACCGTGGGCATCGGCCAGCGGCTGTTTGCGGAAATGCGCCCGCGCTGGCTCAGGATCGGCGGCTACTGGTATCCGCGGGGCGGCATTCCCATCGACGTGTTCTGGCAGAGCGGGGAACCGCCCGCCGGGCTGTGGCTGCCCGATCAGGGCGTCGCGTCCTACCGCGGGCGTGGCTGA
- the cobA gene encoding uroporphyrinogen-III C-methyltransferase, with the protein MENGTIYLVGAGPGDPDLLTLRAARLIERAELIVHDGLVDRAILATARPEARLVSVAKSRSKHTLPQDDINALLVREARRGVDVVRLKGGDPFVFGRGGEEAEAARAAGIRVEIVPGISAANGAAAAAQIALTHRDDASIVSFVAGQCKGLSEQDWAGLAGRGRTLVIYMGVKTAPQIAEKLMADGLAPDMPIAVIENACRPAMRVLRGPLAGLPDLIADEAVRSPALIIIGDVTAREDAALATLLEEARAS; encoded by the coding sequence ATGGAAAACGGTACGATCTATCTGGTGGGCGCCGGTCCGGGCGACCCGGACCTGCTCACGTTGCGCGCCGCGCGGCTTATCGAACGGGCGGAGCTGATCGTCCATGACGGGCTGGTCGACCGCGCAATTCTCGCCACGGCCCGCCCCGAAGCGCGGCTGGTCTCGGTCGCCAAGAGCCGCTCGAAGCACACCTTGCCGCAGGATGACATCAATGCCCTGCTGGTACGCGAGGCGCGCCGCGGCGTCGACGTGGTGCGTCTGAAGGGCGGCGATCCGTTCGTGTTCGGTCGCGGCGGCGAAGAAGCCGAGGCAGCCCGCGCCGCCGGGATCCGCGTGGAGATCGTGCCCGGCATTTCCGCCGCCAACGGGGCCGCCGCGGCCGCGCAGATCGCCCTCACCCACCGCGATGATGCCAGCATCGTCAGCTTCGTCGCTGGCCAGTGCAAGGGCCTGTCGGAACAGGACTGGGCCGGGCTCGCCGGCAGGGGCCGAACGCTGGTGATTTACATGGGCGTCAAGACCGCGCCGCAGATCGCCGAAAAGCTGATGGCCGACGGTCTTGCCCCGGACATGCCGATCGCCGTCATCGAGAATGCCTGCCGCCCCGCGATGCGCGTATTGCGCGGTCCGCTGGCCGGCCTGCCCGATCTCATCGCGGACGAGGCGGTTCGCAGCCCCGCACTCATCATCATCGGCGATGTCACCGCGCGTGAGGACGCCGCCCTTGCCACCCTGCTGGAAGAGGCCCGCGCGTCATGA
- a CDS encoding nitrite/sulfite reductase, with the protein MYRYDQYDQAMVDARVEEFRDQCARRLDGSLSEDQFKPLRLMNGLYLQLHAYMLRVAIPYGTLSGAQMHALADIADRYDRGYGHFTTRQNIQYNWIRLEDAGDILADLAKVEMHAIQTSGNCIRNISSDHFAGAAADEVTDPRPYAELLRQWSSFHPEFMYLPRKFKIAVIASPKDRAAMRLHDIGISIIRDESGELGAAFYVGGGMGRTPMIAPCIRDFVPLDQLVTYAEACLRVYNRHGRRDNKYKARIKILVHELGAEEYARQVEEEFAHLLEQGIEPPFAELERIRGFFADPAFVDNDGETPDAQDLSGAIEASGDDGFARWVRRNTHPHKARGYVSAVISLKPVGGIPGDASAAQMRLMGDLASEYSFDECRVMHTQNIVLPHVEIARLHALYATLAEAGLGTPNLDQVDDIIACPGLDYCSLANARSIPVAQKLSERFAATGKGDALGELKLKISGCINACGHHHAGHIGILGVDRKGTENYQLLLGGSEAEDVSLGKITGPGFDEAGIVDAVETVADLYLDRREEGERFLDTYRRLGMEPFKEALYG; encoded by the coding sequence ATGTATAGATACGACCAGTACGACCAGGCGATGGTGGACGCGCGCGTGGAGGAGTTCCGCGATCAATGCGCGCGCCGTCTCGACGGCAGCCTGAGCGAGGACCAGTTCAAGCCGCTGCGGCTGATGAACGGCCTCTACCTGCAGCTGCATGCCTACATGCTGCGGGTGGCGATCCCCTATGGCACGCTTTCGGGCGCCCAGATGCACGCGCTGGCCGATATCGCCGACAGGTACGATCGCGGATACGGGCATTTCACGACGCGGCAGAACATCCAGTACAACTGGATCCGGCTGGAGGATGCGGGGGACATCCTGGCGGACCTCGCGAAGGTCGAGATGCACGCGATCCAGACCAGCGGGAACTGCATCCGCAACATCAGTTCCGACCACTTCGCCGGCGCCGCCGCCGACGAGGTGACCGATCCGCGACCCTACGCCGAATTGCTGCGGCAGTGGTCGAGCTTCCATCCGGAATTCATGTACCTGCCGCGCAAGTTCAAGATCGCCGTGATCGCTTCCCCGAAGGACCGCGCGGCCATGCGGCTGCACGATATCGGCATCTCTATCATCCGCGACGAGTCCGGTGAGCTCGGCGCGGCGTTCTACGTCGGCGGCGGCATGGGCCGCACCCCGATGATTGCCCCGTGCATTCGGGACTTCGTGCCGCTCGATCAGCTCGTTACCTATGCCGAGGCGTGCCTGCGGGTGTACAACCGCCACGGTCGCCGCGACAACAAGTACAAGGCGCGCATCAAGATCCTCGTTCACGAACTGGGCGCGGAAGAATACGCGCGGCAGGTAGAGGAGGAATTCGCTCACCTTCTCGAACAGGGCATCGAACCGCCGTTCGCCGAACTCGAACGCATCCGCGGCTTCTTCGCCGATCCCGCTTTCGTCGACAACGATGGCGAAACGCCCGACGCGCAAGACCTGTCGGGCGCGATCGAGGCGAGCGGGGATGATGGCTTCGCCCGCTGGGTTCGTCGCAACACCCACCCGCACAAGGCGCGCGGCTACGTTTCGGCGGTCATCAGCCTGAAGCCCGTGGGCGGCATTCCCGGCGACGCCAGCGCCGCCCAGATGCGCCTGATGGGCGATCTCGCAAGCGAATACAGTTTCGACGAATGCCGCGTGATGCACACGCAGAATATCGTTCTGCCGCATGTGGAGATCGCGCGCCTGCACGCGCTTTACGCGACGCTTGCAGAGGCCGGCCTGGGCACACCCAATCTCGATCAGGTGGACGACATCATCGCCTGCCCCGGGCTCGATTATTGCAGCCTCGCCAATGCGCGATCCATCCCGGTGGCGCAGAAGCTGTCCGAACGCTTCGCCGCCACTGGCAAGGGCGATGCGCTGGGCGAACTGAAGCTGAAGATCTCGGGCTGCATCAACGCCTGCGGGCATCACCACGCCGGCCATATCGGTATCCTCGGCGTCGATCGCAAAGGTACAGAGAACTACCAGCTTCTGCTCGGCGGCAGCGAGGCGGAGGACGTATCGCTCGGCAAGATCACCGGCCCCGGCTTCGACGAGGCGGGCATCGTCGACGCCGTCGAGACCGTGGCCGACCTCTATCTCGACCGGCGCGAGGAGGGCGAGCGTTTCCTCGACACCTATCGCCGTCTCGGCATGGAACCGTTCAAGGAGGCGCTTTATGGCTGA
- a CDS encoding sulfurtransferase gives MSEQQQTLIPPLVDAQWLAERLGTPDIAILDASAHLPDANRDARAEFEAAHIPGARYLDLKTLVDESSAVPSAFPTRIQFDRRMGLLGVGGDAAIVLYDDSDLRSAARAWAICRFYGLENVAILDGGLAGWRAAGHATQSGGAAIEPTAFASAGGAGAVRDKQEMLANIDSGREQVLDARDAPRFRGEAPDIRPGVPAGHIPRSRNLFFRKVLNDDGTFRDPEAIRGELAAAGVEDDRPVVTTCGSGMTASVLLFALHLTGRDDTALYDGSWAEWGADPDTPKAIGAPS, from the coding sequence ATGTCCGAACAGCAGCAAACCTTGATCCCTCCCCTTGTCGATGCGCAGTGGCTGGCCGAGCGCCTGGGAACGCCCGATATCGCAATTCTCGACGCCTCGGCCCACCTGCCCGACGCCAACCGCGATGCGCGCGCCGAGTTCGAGGCGGCGCATATCCCCGGTGCCCGCTACCTCGATCTCAAGACACTCGTCGACGAAAGCAGTGCGGTCCCGTCCGCCTTTCCCACACGGATCCAGTTCGACAGGCGCATGGGTCTGCTGGGCGTAGGCGGCGATGCCGCCATCGTGCTCTACGACGACAGCGATCTGCGCTCGGCGGCGCGGGCCTGGGCCATCTGCCGGTTCTACGGACTCGAGAACGTCGCCATTCTGGATGGCGGGCTGGCCGGATGGAGGGCGGCGGGCCATGCAACCCAAAGCGGTGGGGCCGCGATCGAGCCGACCGCCTTCGCATCCGCAGGCGGCGCGGGCGCGGTCCGCGACAAGCAGGAAATGCTCGCGAACATCGATAGCGGGCGCGAACAGGTTCTCGACGCCCGCGACGCACCGCGCTTTCGCGGCGAGGCGCCCGACATTCGCCCGGGCGTACCCGCGGGCCACATACCCCGCTCCCGAAACCTGTTCTTCCGCAAGGTGCTCAATGACGATGGCACTTTCCGGGATCCGGAGGCCATCAGGGGCGAACTCGCGGCCGCCGGCGTCGAGGATGACCGGCCCGTAGTCACCACATGCGGCAGCGGGATGACCGCATCGGTACTGCTGTTCGCACTACACCTGACAGGACGCGACGATACCGCTCTCTACGATGGCAGCTGGGCGGAATGGGGCGCCGACCCGGACACGCCCAAGGCGATCGGCGCGCCCTCTTGA
- a CDS encoding mechanosensitive ion channel family protein, translated as MSFTDPLAGTESTAAPEPAGVADAGQAAAGGIARVAGDTRDAVGQVVDISSSSAAPPPEIGGDTVGGADALKDAVADATPGFADFVEKLDRIGFSIADTRFSLWTVLVVIMVVLGVILIARIGTALARRALRKFTKLNSTQRLLGEKLVTILIWAAAILLGLDLLEIDLTALTVFSGAFGLAIGFGLQKTFGNLIAGIILLMDRSIKPGDVINIADQAGNETFGQIRKIGIRAVSITTRDEREYLIPNENLMVNQVENWSYSSKKVRMQVNVGVSYGCDMKIAQELMLKAAADCDRVLKNPPPTVWMSEYGDSSVNFTIHCWIDDPEMGVGNVRSAVLNRLWNLFQESDIEIPFPQRDLNLRDNAQFQQLVAAISQRVEAKRDDG; from the coding sequence ATGAGCTTTACCGATCCGCTTGCCGGTACCGAAAGCACCGCCGCGCCCGAACCCGCGGGAGTCGCCGATGCGGGGCAGGCGGCGGCGGGCGGCATCGCGCGCGTCGCGGGCGATACGCGCGACGCGGTGGGGCAGGTGGTCGACATCTCCAGCAGCAGCGCGGCGCCTCCACCCGAAATCGGGGGCGACACGGTCGGCGGCGCCGATGCGCTGAAGGACGCGGTCGCCGACGCAACCCCGGGCTTCGCCGACTTCGTGGAGAAGCTCGACAGGATCGGCTTCTCCATCGCCGACACCCGGTTCTCGTTGTGGACGGTGCTGGTCGTCATCATGGTGGTGCTCGGCGTCATCCTCATCGCCCGCATCGGCACCGCCCTCGCCCGCCGGGCGCTGCGCAAGTTCACCAAGCTCAATTCGACCCAGCGCCTGCTGGGCGAGAAGCTCGTCACCATCCTGATCTGGGCGGCGGCGATCCTCCTGGGTCTCGATCTGCTGGAGATCGACCTTACCGCGTTGACGGTGTTTTCCGGGGCCTTCGGCCTCGCCATCGGCTTCGGCCTGCAAAAGACCTTCGGCAACCTGATCGCCGGGATAATCTTGCTGATGGACCGCTCCATCAAGCCGGGCGACGTCATCAACATCGCCGACCAGGCGGGGAACGAGACCTTCGGGCAGATCCGCAAGATCGGCATTCGCGCCGTCTCCATCACCACGCGGGACGAGCGCGAATATCTGATCCCGAACGAGAACCTGATGGTCAATCAGGTGGAGAACTGGTCCTATTCGTCCAAGAAGGTGCGGATGCAGGTCAATGTCGGCGTCTCCTACGGGTGCGACATGAAGATCGCGCAGGAACTCATGCTCAAGGCCGCCGCCGACTGCGACCGCGTCCTGAAGAACCCGCCGCCGACGGTGTGGATGTCCGAATACGGCGATTCCTCGGTCAATTTCACCATCCATTGCTGGATCGACGATCCGGAAATGGGCGTCGGCAACGTCCGCTCCGCCGTGCTGAACCGGCTGTGGAATCTGTTCCAGGAAAGCGATATCGAGATTCCCTTCCCGCAGCGCGACCTGAACCTGCGCGACAATGCGCAATTCCAGCAGCTTGTCGCCGCGATCTCGCAACGGGTCGAGGCCAAGCGGGACGACGGGTAA
- a CDS encoding DUF934 domain-containing protein, which translates to MAEPTQSPAGGGLGTGRDEVQFRFREDDMVDHAAVTVDSFLAQSNASAVRIEPGDDVQDLVPHLDRIQLVEVNFPGFGDGRGYSAARTLRENGYAGELRAVGDVLVDQLPNMRRCGFDSFAPDRALDEGDARAAFERWPHVYQPAADARTPIWSLRHGGRRDG; encoded by the coding sequence ATGGCTGAGCCCACCCAGTCGCCTGCGGGCGGCGGCCTTGGCACGGGCCGCGACGAGGTGCAGTTCCGGTTTCGCGAAGACGATATGGTCGACCACGCCGCGGTGACGGTCGATTCCTTCCTCGCCCAGTCCAATGCCAGCGCGGTTCGCATCGAGCCGGGCGACGACGTTCAGGACCTTGTCCCCCATCTGGACCGCATCCAGCTGGTCGAGGTCAACTTTCCCGGCTTCGGCGACGGGCGCGGCTATTCCGCCGCCCGGACACTGCGAGAGAATGGCTACGCCGGCGAATTGCGCGCGGTGGGCGACGTTCTGGTCGATCAGTTGCCCAACATGCGTCGCTGCGGCTTCGATTCCTTCGCACCCGATCGCGCGCTGGACGAGGGTGACGCACGGGCCGCTTTCGAGCGCTGGCCGCATGTCTACCAGCCCGCTGCCGACGCCCGTACGCCGATCTGGTCGCTGCGCCACGGGGGCAGGCGCGATGGGTGA